The genome window CTTTACTTGATTATGATGATGTCGCTAACGACCAGCGGACTATCATTTATGAACAACGTAATGAGTTGATGGCGTCTAATGATATCTCTGAAACGATCCAGTCGATTCGTGAAGATATCGTCAACACAACGGTGAGTAATCACATTCCTCCACAAAGTTTGGAAGAGCAATGGGATATTCCAGCACTCGAACGAGCACTGGAAGCTGAGTTTGCAATGACGATGCCTATTCAGCAATGGTTAGACGAAGACAGCACATTGCATGAAGAATCGTTACGCCAAAAAATTCAAGATCAAGTGGCTGGAGTTTACGCAGAAAAAGAAGCGCTTGCCGGCAGTGAAACTATTCGCATGTTTGAAAAGCAAGTTATGCTTCAAGTGTTGGACACCCTGTGGAAAGAGCACTTGCAAACGATGGATCATTTACGACAAGGTATCCATTTGCGAGGTTATGCTCAGAAAAACCCGAAACAAGAATATAAGCGTGAAGCATTTGAGTTGTTCCAAGGACTTCTTGAAAACATTAAACGCGATGTCATTAAAGTACTTAGCCATGTACAGGTGCAGCAGCCTGAGCAAGTTGAGGAAATGGAACAGCAACGTCGTGAGCAAGCTTCGCAACAAGAGATGAGCTATGAGCACGCATCAGATTCGGGCTTAAACGAAGATGAGTCTCAAGAGCAGGTGGCAACCGATGAACAAAGCGCATCAGTTGATACATTTGTTAGAGACACGCCAAAGGTGGGCCGTAATGATCCTTGCCCTTGTGGCTCTGGTAAAAAATATAAGCAATGTCACGGTAAATTGTCATAAAATAATTGCAATCAGGTTGCTCTTTAAAGCAGCCTGATCGGTTTTTTTGTATATACATTATTAGAGAAGGCAGCTTAGGGCTGCCTTTCTTTTCGTTTAGAGGGTGAAAAAATGGCTGTAGGTCCTGCAACGCTTCCTAGTATGTATTCAGTGGATGGTATTCGTATTGGTGTTGCCTCGGCTGGTATAAAAAAGCCAGGCCGTAAAGATGTTGTTGTATTTGAGGTTTGCGAAGATGCGAGTGTTGCGGGCGTGTTTACCAAAAACGCTTTTTGTGCTGCACCCGTTGTTATTTCGAAGGACCATCTTGCTCAGGGCAATGTCCGTTATTTTTTGATTAATACGGGTAATGCTAATGCGGGAACCGGTAAGCAAGGGCTAGCTGATGCTTACGAGTGCTGTGATTTACTGGCTGCCGAGGTAGGGCTTACGCGTAGTGCTGTTTTGCCTTTTTCGACGGGGGTCATTGGTGAGCCTCTTCCTGTGGCTAAAATTGCCGCTGCTATCCCTCAGGCTGTTGAAAATCTATCAGCTTACCAATGGGAAGCGGCAGCGAGCGGTATCATGACGACCGATACTCGTCCTAAAGGGGCTACTAAACAAATTGAGATCGATGGTCAAACTGTAACCATCAGCGGTATTTCTAAAGGTGCCGGCATGATCATGCCAAATATGGCAACCATGCTAGGTTTTATAGGAACCGATGCGGCTGTGGAGCCACAGCTACTGCAAGAAATTTTGACAGACGCTGCTAACAAGTCTTTTAATCGCATTACTATTGATGGGGATACTTCGACTAACGATTCATGCATGCTGGTTGCTACTGGCAGGTCTGGCGCTATTGTTAGTTCAAGTGATACGGAAGCTTTGAGTCTGTTTGTCGAGGCAATTAATGAGGTCATGCTGGAGATTGCATTGGCCATTGTTAAGGATGGAGAAGGGGCAACAAAGTTAGTCACGGTTAGTGTTGAATCAGCAGCAACACAAGAAGAAGCGCTTAAAACCGCTTACACGGTAGCTCATTCGCCGCTTGTTAAGACGGCTCTGTTTGCTAGTGATCCCAACTGGGGGCGCATTTTAGCAGCCGTAGGGCGAGCGGGAATCGAAAACTTTGATTTGGAAACGCTTAAAATTTATCTTGATGATGTTTGCATTGTGGAAAATGGTGGTCGAGCAGCGTCTTACACTGAGGATGCAGGCCAAGCTGTCATGAATCAGGAAAACATTTTAATTCGTATAGTGTTAAACCGTGGTGACGTGAATGAAACAGTGTGGACAACGGACTTGTCGCATGAATACGTGACTATCAATGCAGACTATCGTAGCTAAATATCGTTAATTTTATTTACTAAGAAGTGCCTATTAGCCTTATGACCCGTAAACTCGTTCACGTTGCAGCCGCTGTTATTGAAGATTCAAACGGTTTGGTATTTTTAGCCAAACGCCCAGATGATAAGCACCAAGGTGGTTTGTGGGAGTTTCCGGGCGGTAAGGTTGAACTAGGTGAAACAGCAGCAGAAGCTTTGAAGCGCGAGCTGCTGGAAGAGATAGGCATCACGGTTATATCTGCTAAACCGCTGATCACAGTGCCTTACCATTACCCAGACAAGTCAGTTTTATTAGATGTGTACCATGTAACAGAGTTTTCTGGTGAGGCGTGGGGCGCTGAAGGTCAGCAAACGGCGTGGGTTGATAAAAAGGATCTTGATAGTTATCCGTTTCCTGCGGCTAATCGGCCTATTTTAAATGCTGTGTTACTACCGGATGTGTTATTGATTACACCTGAGTGCGATAGTCTCGAAAGTTGTTTGTTGGGGATTAAAAAAGCAGTCCAGACACATAAGGTGTCTGCTGTAATGCTTCGTCAGCCGCAGTTAAGTGACACGGTATTATCTCAATGGTTTCAAAGCATTCGTCAAGATCGAATATTTTCCATGGATGACGGCAAGGCGGGGAAAAGAGCTCCGTTATTAATAATCAATAGCTCACTAGATCTGGCGAATCAGTTAGAAGCGCCAGCTGTTCATTTGAGCTCGTTCCGTTTAAAGAGCTTAACGTCTCGGAGTGTATTTACTGGGCGTTGGTTAAGTGCCTCTTGTCATAATCAAGAGGAGCTAGGTATAGCGGCGCAGACGGGTTGTGATTTTGTGACATTGTCACCGATACAGAAAACTAATTCTCATCCTTTGGCGAGCCCTCTTGGGTGGGGCAAAGCAGCTGATTTAGCAGGCCAAAACCCGCTACCTATCTATATGTTAGGGGGCTTGTCGTCACAGGATAGAGAGCAGGCGAAAAAGTCTGGTGCTCAGGGGATTGCAGCTATTAGTGCACTGTGGACTTAGACGAATTGAGAGCGGATTCCATGCCTGTACTAAAATCTTCGTAGTCTTCAAGGCTAGGTTGAGTGGGAATTTGATAACTCTCGCTTGCCCATTCACCTAAATCAATCAGTTTGCAACGCTCACTGCAAAACGGGCGGTTCGGGTTTTCTGGGGAGTATTCGCTTGCTTCGCCACAAGTCGGGCATTCAATGTTTTTTTTCATCGTTCACTGTTCACTAAGTCGGCCAAGAGTTTAAGAGCTCATTTTAATCTTATTATAATAAAGAAGCATTTAGCTTAGATGTTTAGAGCGTAATAATTTATCCAAGCTGTTTACTTGCTCAATCAGTTGCTCATAGCTCCCACTATTATCAAGAATATAATCTGCTCTAGTTAATCGCTCTTCTCTGGATATTTGTGCAGCAATTATACGTTTAATTTGCTCTGTACTGTTTTTATCACGCCGTGTAGCGCGTTCTACTTGTTGTTGTTCTAACAGATCAACGATGACGATGACATCACACAAGGTGTGCTGATCGGTTTCTAGTAAGAGTGGGGAGGACAGAATAATATAGGGCTTACCTTTACTTGCTTCTGTCAGTTGATTGATAGTGCGTTCACGTATTAACGGGTGCAATAAGCTTTCTAACCACTGTTTTTCATGGTTGTCCTGGAATATTTTTTGGCGTAACGCTGCTCTATTTAGCTGGCCGTCGTCTTGGATTATGGCGGTGCCGAAGTGCTCACTTATTGCACTTAGCGCTGGCATCCCGGGTAATACAACTTCCCGTGCTATAACATCGCTATCAATGACGGGAATGCCCAGAGCCATAAACTGGTTGCTAGCTGAGGTTTTTCCGCTACCAATACCTCCAGTCAAGCCCACTATCATAGCGGACTTAAACAGATGTTTGTCTTAGAAGCTACCAAGATAGGCTCCTATAATACTTTGTCCAAATAGAAGCGCTACCCAGCCGGCGATGGCTAAGTAAGGGCCAAAAGGGAGTGGGTTTCCTGAGTGGTGCTTTTTGGTGGCCATCAATACAACAGCAATAATTACACCAGCAACTGAAGAAAGCAGAATAATCAGAGGGAGCGCCATAGCTCCACACCAAGCGCCTAGTGCCGCTAAAAGCTTAAAGTCGCCATACCCCATACCTTCTTTTTTCGTAATAATTTTAAATGCCCAGTAAACAGACCATAAGGACAGATACCCTAAAATCGCTCCCCACACAGCAGACTCTAAGCTCGTGAATATATTCTGTGTATTTACCAGTAAGCCTAACCATAACAGCGGTAGTGTAATTCGGTCAGGCAGCAGATGGTGGTCAATGTCGATAAAAGTAAGGCTGACTAGGCAAAATGTAAATGCAACAGCTGCTAAGCCGGCTACATTAAAACCAAATACAAATATGACGGCGACAGACAGCAGTGCAGTCAGTAGTTCGATAGTTGGGTAGCGTAAAGATATCCGGGTTTTGCATTGACTACATTTCCCTCGTAGCACGAGGTAACTAATGAGCGGAATATTTTCATACCAGCGAATTTGATGATTGCACTGTCCGCATCGAGAAGCCGGCGTAGCTAGGTTAAAGCGAGTTTCATCCAGAGCAGGCGCCTGTGTTTCCTGAGCATCTTGTTGATAGTCTTCAATAGAGCTTTGCCATTCTCTCTCCATCATTGCCGGTAATCTGTAAATAACGACATTGAGAAAGCTGCCCACTAACAGGGCAAAAATAAACGTAAAGCCCAAGGCAGCCCAGATATGAGATTGTAAAAAAAAGTATAACTCTGTCATGGTTAAACCACATTACCCAGCTGGAATATAGGCAGGTACATGGCAACAACCAAGCCGCCAACTAGGGTGCCCAAAACAACCATAATAAAGGGCTCCATTAAACTGGATATGTTGTCTACCGCATTGTCCACTTCTTCTTCATAAAAAGAAGCGACCTTATCAAGCATCATATCCAACGATCCGGCTTCTTCGCCAATTGCAATCATTTGAATCGCCATATTTGGGAAGACACCGGTCATGGTGACCGCATTATTTAGAGATTGACCCGTAGATACACCATTACGAATTTGGATAATGGCATTGCGATATACGACATTACCGGAAGCCCCAGCAGCAGAGTCTAAAGCGTTTACCAGCGGAACACCCGCAG of Neptunomonas phycophila contains these proteins:
- a CDS encoding prepilin peptidase codes for the protein MTELYFFLQSHIWAALGFTFIFALLVGSFLNVVIYRLPAMMEREWQSSIEDYQQDAQETQAPALDETRFNLATPASRCGQCNHQIRWYENIPLISYLVLRGKCSQCKTRISLRYPTIELLTALLSVAVIFVFGFNVAGLAAVAFTFCLVSLTFIDIDHHLLPDRITLPLLWLGLLVNTQNIFTSLESAVWGAILGYLSLWSVYWAFKIITKKEGMGYGDFKLLAALGAWCGAMALPLIILLSSVAGVIIAVVLMATKKHHSGNPLPFGPYLAIAGWVALLFGQSIIGAYLGSF
- a CDS encoding Nudix family hydrolase, coding for MTRKLVHVAAAVIEDSNGLVFLAKRPDDKHQGGLWEFPGGKVELGETAAEALKRELLEEIGITVISAKPLITVPYHYPDKSVLLDVYHVTEFSGEAWGAEGQQTAWVDKKDLDSYPFPAANRPILNAVLLPDVLLITPECDSLESCLLGIKKAVQTHKVSAVMLRQPQLSDTVLSQWFQSIRQDRIFSMDDGKAGKRAPLLIINSSLDLANQLEAPAVHLSSFRLKSLTSRSVFTGRWLSASCHNQEELGIAAQTGCDFVTLSPIQKTNSHPLASPLGWGKAADLAGQNPLPIYMLGGLSSQDREQAKKSGAQGIAAISALWT
- the coaE gene encoding dephospho-CoA kinase (Dephospho-CoA kinase (CoaE) performs the final step in coenzyme A biosynthesis.); this encodes MIVGLTGGIGSGKTSASNQFMALGIPVIDSDVIAREVVLPGMPALSAISEHFGTAIIQDDGQLNRAALRQKIFQDNHEKQWLESLLHPLIRERTINQLTEASKGKPYIILSSPLLLETDQHTLCDVIVIVDLLEQQQVERATRRDKNSTEQIKRIIAAQISREERLTRADYILDNSGSYEQLIEQVNSLDKLLRSKHLS
- the argJ gene encoding bifunctional glutamate N-acetyltransferase/amino-acid acetyltransferase ArgJ, coding for MAVGPATLPSMYSVDGIRIGVASAGIKKPGRKDVVVFEVCEDASVAGVFTKNAFCAAPVVISKDHLAQGNVRYFLINTGNANAGTGKQGLADAYECCDLLAAEVGLTRSAVLPFSTGVIGEPLPVAKIAAAIPQAVENLSAYQWEAAASGIMTTDTRPKGATKQIEIDGQTVTISGISKGAGMIMPNMATMLGFIGTDAAVEPQLLQEILTDAANKSFNRITIDGDTSTNDSCMLVATGRSGAIVSSSDTEALSLFVEAINEVMLEIALAIVKDGEGATKLVTVSVESAATQEEALKTAYTVAHSPLVKTALFASDPNWGRILAAVGRAGIENFDLETLKIYLDDVCIVENGGRAASYTEDAGQAVMNQENILIRIVLNRGDVNETVWTTDLSHEYVTINADYRS
- a CDS encoding DNA gyrase inhibitor YacG; translated protein: MKKNIECPTCGEASEYSPENPNRPFCSERCKLIDLGEWASESYQIPTQPSLEDYEDFSTGMESALNSSKSTVH